The segment TTGGGAGCGGGGCCTTTGGCCAGCTTGGAGCTCCAAATCTGCCAAAAAGCAGCGTCCCGTTGCTAATAGACCTGCCAGAGAAGATTCGCCTCATTGCCTGTGGATATTTTCACTGTGTAAGCTGTACACTAGTCCATTTAACTCTCAAGCATGTATACTAATTTGTGCCTTCAGCTCGCAGTCAGCACCACGGAAAATTTGTACACATGGGGCTCAAGTTACCAGGCTCTTAGGTTGCACGCACAAGCCCAAAAACGAGCAAggattttgcaagaaaaacagTTTGTGCCTGATTCAGCTCAAGAAGAGGAAATCATCGCTCATCCTCCTCAGTTTTCACCTAGTCTCATAGATACCAGCCAAGTTCAGGGAACCATTGTCCAGGTTGGATTTCATTCAAGCTTCTATCTGCAGCGCCTAACTTTTCTGGATAGATTTCCTGCGGTTTTCATCATTCACTGCTGCTCGACTCAAAAAGTGAAGTCTACTCGTGGGGTCGGGGGATAGATGGGCAGCTCGGTCAAGCGAACCGTAAAGAAATCTCAGCACCACTTGCCCTACCATCGCTGTCAGGACGCAACATTGTAGCCATTGATGCCGGAGCTGATTTCTCACTGGCCATAGACAAATCAGGAGCCCTTATTTCCTGGGGCAGTAACTCTCACTCTCAGGTAAATtctttgtcaaaaatttgaagtttgttctccattaatattttccagctGGGAACCATTCCTCAAGAGTCAAAGAGAAACAACATGGAGGGAAAGCTGGTCAAATACAAAAACATGAAACGGGTAATCAAAATTCCAGCTGGTCGCCAGGCAATTGTTGAGACACCAACTGACGTAATCTCATTCCCTCAAATTTTATCCTTTGCTGAGGAGGATGACGAAGAACAGCaagtaataaatttgagaTTGTATAAATTATTGAGGTACTAGAGCTATCTTTTATTCAAGGAATGTGCTCCTGTGTGGAACACCAAAGATCTGCCCTTTGATGCAGAGGGCTTACATTTCGTCCTTGAGGCCCTCCAAGACCTGTATGACCCATCAAAAATACTGTCCAAAGTAAGTGCAacttttccagaattttttttaagaaaatatgatctataaatttttttaccatttttaagagtcataatattcaataaaatattttaatatcattaacTTGCTGTGAATGGTTAGCATATCAGTAAAGTGCTAAAAGAACTAccagaaatgaaatattaccCACcgaatttatgcaaaaaaggCTAACATTGATTGTAACTTGCTAAAGGTgcaaaatttggccaaaattgTGGTTATTGTTACTAGCAGTCAAACAGAATCTCAAGGTAAATCTTTTATTAATCATCATTTATGACTGTGTTCCAGTGTTTGGAGGCAGAAAATTACCAGGCTGCAGCCAAAGTCGCTTCTCTGCAGAAAAACTACGCTGTTGCTCTAACCTATCAGCTGACTGCCCTTTCGAAGGGAGGAAATAGCCACTGCTCTTCACTCTCCTCCCTTGACTCACCCCAAGGTGCCATATACTGCTTCACTGTCGAAGGAGGCTCCGAGCAGCGTGCAGATGAAGGGCAGGAGTTGCCCAAAGAGAGCATGGCAGGCGAAGCTAGCAATATTGTTGAACACTATATTGATTTCATTGAATCTGAGAGCCACTGTGTCATCAAAAAGCTGCTAGAGCAGGTGCgtaatggttttaaattgtaaaaatattggtttacTAATGGTATTATGTCTAGGGAATCGACTTTTGGCTAAATCATTCATTGCCAATGGGACACTTGGAGGAGTTGTTTATGAAGCACATCACTAAGTTCTCTATGCCCTTAGGACTTATGCTATTTTGGTGAGTTACAAAATTatcttgttaatttttagaagTGGTAAGGGGCCACATTTTGATTTCTGTTTCTGCTGGGATTGTTTTTTAGAGATTAAGATGAAAAGCCTCATgtatattacattatttttctccaGTTATATTTTGGTTGGAAATTTGAGATGGCTATTTTGGTGTAAAAATACCACCATCGTTTTCcgcatttccaattttatcgccATGTAAATTTGGAACAATTATAGGTTTAGTATGCGTTaaggttgaaaaaaatcgaatccCCTTGAGCAATGTAGTTATTTATCGACTGAAAGAGAGCTCAAAAGGAAGCTAAGAAGGAATCTTATAAGGTGAAATACCCCctgttgtttttaaattgcaaatcagtgttttaaaaattcaacaagtgAAATGTTCATGTTAGTGATTTATCTTACAAATTTCCCTAACTGGattctaataaatttcaagcagcTCAACTAAGGAAGACTCTCAGCTGTGGAGTCAGCTTTCAACCAGCTTCTGTCTCCAGCTATGCAAGGACATATTGTCTGGGATGAATGAAAGTACGCTTTTGCCAAAGATTTTCTACAATTTCTCTAGTGTTgcttttttatagaaaaagtGATACCGGAATACGTCGAGCTGCTATCCCAAGTTACCGCGCACCACGGAGGAGAAAGAGCCGAGCTTGAGAGCTGGAAGCGCGAGCCGCAAAGTCTAGTCGACAGTGTGCCAGACAAGGGCATGTTCATGACGCTCCACGAGAGCTCTTCTAGTCAGTCGGAGGAGCAGCTTATTTTCACTTGTGGCCATCGCTATGGACTGGACACCTTCCACAGGTCACTGCTGCCAGAAATTGAACTTGCGCTACTGCGCTTAAATCAGCCCTTACCAACCACTGCCTCCATTTTGAGAGAGCTCTTTAGCCTGAACCCCCTTGTGAAACTCGCCTGCCCAGTGTGCGTCCTTTCGCACCTGCAGGAGAGCTCAATGTAGGAAGCACTATAGGAACAACGAACTTACTTCTCGTCATTTGCATCAAGGCATACACaatccaatattttgatatttctgCCAGTTTACCAGATTATATATACAGTATACTCGTTAGTTTGTAACTATTCTATATTGTCACGTTTACAGTTCCAAACAAGAGGACAATATTGAAgaatcttattaaaatatgtataccTATTAAAAGTTACACACACTTAGTTTTTTTCCGTGAAAAGGATATAATCAAACAATTGAAGTgtaattttgtgtaaatttatttatttacaaatagggtaacagttttaattcacaaaattaaaaaaatcatactcATACATAGATTCTATTAAGAGTTGGTTGTTAAAACACATATGGTCATCAGAAACATTTACTAAAATTCAACTTTCacacaattattgaaaaatagaatGTCTCTCAGTCACAACATTCATCAGAGGGTCAAAAAAACACTGCcgcagaaaaatttcaaactggtCACTCTCATCCTCTAATATGGCAAAAGGCAGTATTTGCGATTTTCCATCGTCTACTCATTCACTTTCCCGAGTAGTGCGAGCCCATCGCCGAGCCTGCCCTGTTTTGGTGTCCTGAGTACCTGCTGCCAGGCCGCGAGTGCACGATCGCGTAGTGGTCGCTGTTGGTCGACACGGATCGAGTCGAGTTCATTGTCGAACCACCAGACATGTAACCTGGCTTTGCGTTCAGAGAGTACCTAGAAAATATTAGTTCTTGctagaaaatttaagattttttatgtaaaaagaAGGGGAAAAGCAGATATCAACTAATTacattaatgcaaattactttttcataaaattgttattgacGAGTTAATCAAGGCTCAACGCTCAGTATGAAATGAGCAACTAAAATGAGAAAGGCCTCTGAAAATGTAATCATTTTCTCTTCATAAAACCGAGGGTCAAGCAAGATTTCGCGCTTGACTTGCTGTTCAACGGAGCAGTCAAAATAGCTGCGACACATTCAACTCATGAATTTATATTACCTAGATCCATAGTGAGAGTCCTGCCAAGTTCTGTATGGATCATACTCCTCGATGATGCTGGGGTCCTTCTCGATAATCTCGGTTCTGGCGCATGCACAAGACATGGCCgagcagaggaaaatattgatgatCAACATGATGAGGAAGAGCACGCCGAACGCCACGCACAGCCACAGAAGCCACGACGGGTGGATTCCGTCGCAAAGGGCAGCAActgaaaattccgaaaatttatttgacgcgtaaatatgaattatttcatAACATTTATTTCTAGAGTCGGTAAGAAAATTTCTTCCTTAAATAAAATGGCAAGAAGCGATATAAAAGTTTTTATGACggtcttaaaaataaaaagaggggaaattattttcgctttaatttaaactggcTCGTAAAATATCTATAGCAACACAAAAGTGAATCTCACTTGATGGTTGTCCGGGTTCAAGCACAAAAACGTTGGTGCTGGCCAAGAGTCCTCCGTTTTGCTCAGCGCTCTCGTCAGTTAGTGCCTTACTCTGCCCGTCGCACTTGGGTTCAGGACACGCGCCTTTGCAGACTGCTAGGTCGCACTGGAAATGGATTTCATTGCTGTCCTGGAATCTGAACATGGAGTAGAGGGTTGCGTCGGCCACACCGAGGTTCTCATTGTAGCGGAAGCGGGAGATGACGCCGCCCGGCAAGGGACACCTAATTGGTTTTGAATTAGCCGAGCGCACAGGTGTGAAACGGTAAAATACCCTTGATCGTCAATCAATTCCGTTTTGTTCTGCTTGTTGAAGGCGAAGCACGACTTCACGTTGATACCGTAGGAACCTTTAGAATATTTATACGTTAAGTTTAATTAGTCTGTTTCGGTCTATCACGCAGACTTAAATTAGTAATCGAATTATAGCGAACCAAAAAATTGTTCGAAGTATATTTCAATTAGAAGTTAAATCTGCTACAAATTGTCTAgcaatgctaaatttcactaatatttttattcaattcaaatcggtttatttctccaaaatgtgaTCATAAAAATGTATACGTTGACTTGTatcaataacattttttaacattttaatttagatatttaaaaaaaacacgaaattcTCGAAACATTATATGCACTGAAAAAATGCCCAGACCGACAAGAATTCGACTTTGTCTGACAATCAAATGcgtatattaaaattgaaaaaattaccgTCTGGTCGTGAGATGGACGCTCTGAGGGTGTACGTGTGACCGTAGACGGCCTCGTAAACCGGCCTGTCCCTGTCAATAAGCGCCAAATTCACCAAGGCCGTCTCGTTCCTGGAACAATGCCCGCGTAATCTgcttagaataaaaattccaatctccCGAAATGGGCAGGCACAAAACACACTGGTGTAATCCCATCTAACGAGAGACACAATTAAAGCAGAGACTCTTTTTAAAGAGCCAGAAAGGCAGTCTTTTTATTAACTGCAGTAATCTCCTCTGCACTAAAACGTGTGTATCGTCATTCTGTATAAACCTTTTTTGCAAGAGAAAATTTCGCGGCTCATTACCTCGCGTTCTTGAAGCCGGCCTTGCCGCAAGTGATGACATAAAACTTGTCATCGGCCAATTCAAGCGTCTTGTGGATGCGAACGGCTATCGGAACTGACCGCTCGTCCGCTTTCTAGAACAGGGACGAGATTTTTAGACTCCGTAGTTTAATGTCGCGTGCGAGGTGAAAAAACTCACGTTGTTTACGAGAACACCACAGTAGTCGCGGGCACCTTTGGCCGCCAGAAGGTTCAACTCCAGA is part of the Cloeon dipterum chromosome 1, ieCloDipt1.1, whole genome shotgun sequence genome and harbors:
- the LOC135934437 gene encoding uncharacterized protein LOC135934437, whose protein sequence is MVATRILFLVLLCGGAALGQLVDKDFAPTVTATCKAGHMTIKVVTSQNYVGTVHARDFRTSNCMAVGNGTTTTSLELNLLAAKGARDYCGVLVNNKADERSVPIAVRIHKTLELADDKFYVITCGKAGFKNARNETALVNLALIDRDRPVYEAVYGHTYTLRASISRPDGSYGINVKSCFAFNKQNKTELIDDQGCPLPGGVISRFRYNENLGVADATLYSMFRFQDSNEIHFQCDLAVCKGACPEPKCDGQSKALTDESAEQNGGLLASTNVFVLEPGQPSIAALCDGIHPSWLLWLCVAFGVLFLIMLIINIFLCSAMSCACARTEIIEKDPSIIEEYDPYRTWQDSHYGSRYSLNAKPGYMSGGSTMNSTRSVSTNSDHYAIVHSRPGSRYSGHQNRAGSAMGSHYSGK